GGCGCTTGAATTCGTCCGCGTTCCGTTCGACGAGGGGCGGGTTGCAGTCCTCCAGGAACTCGACGTCCTTGCGGTGACTGATGCCGCTGCCGCCGCTCATCGCGCCTCCGGGGCGACGTACTGCCCGTATTCGAGGACGCTGTCGAGGAAGTGCCGGGCCGTGTCGTCCTCGATCTTCACGAAGCCGCTGCCGGTCGTCCTCAGGCGCGTGGACAGCGCCGCGAACAGGGCGACCGCGTCGAGATACTGGTCGTCGGCGAATCCCGCGAACCGTGCCACCTGCGCGGCCACGTCCTCGGGCGTCCGGGGTTGCCGGGCCATGGTGGTCAGTTCGGCGTCGGGCCGGCCCTCGTGGAGAAAGCCGGCGATCTCGATCAGCAGATTCGCGTTGCCGTTGATCGACTCGGCCTTGGCGACCAGGGAGCCGGTGGTCGGGGCGGTGACTCCGCCGCCACCGTCCGCCGGCACCTGGTCTATCTGCATGCCCGTGTGCGCTTCCGTCTGCCGGCGTGCCAGGGCGTCGGCCTTCAACTGGGCCCATTCCTCTTCGAAAGACAACCTGTTCCCCCTCGGTCCGTCATCTCGAACAGCCAGTCGATCATGCCACTGGTGGGCCGGGCGTCGAAACCTCGCCGCTCCTCCCGTGGGCCGGTTCACACACGGCCGCAGACGGAGCAGGCCCCCGGCGGGACGGCAGTCCGGCCGGGGGCCTGAACCGGACGGGAGGAGTCCCCCTGTCCGGTGTCTGGCGTCTGGTGTCTGGTGTCTGGTGTTCGGTGTCCGGTGAGTCAGGACAGGGGGGCCGTGTCAGCGGTGTCCCGGGTCTTGGTCGTTCCCGACAGGCGTGCGCGTACCACCGCGAAGAGCACCACGCCCGCGGCCACCGCCGTGGACAGGACCACCTGGTCGCGGCCGCCGCCGTCGGCCGTGTCGGTGAGCATGTAGCCGAGGACGAAGGTGATCAGGGCGATGGTCGCCCAGGTGAGGTAGGGGTAGAGCCACATCCGGACGACCAGCTTCTCCGGGGACTCCCGCTCGATGATCTTCCGCATCCGCAGCTGGGAGAAGCAGATCACCAGCCAGACGAACAGGGCGATCGCGCCGGAGGCGTTGAGCAGGAACTGGAAGACCGTGTCGGGCCAGAGGTAGTTGAAGGCGACGGCGACGAAGCCGAAGACCACCGAGGCGAGGATGGCCGCACGGGGCACGCCGCGGTCCGTGGTCCGTCCGAAGGCGGCCGGCGCGTCGCTTCGGCGACCGAGCGAGAAGGCCATGCGCGAGGCGGTGTACAGGCCCGAGTTGAGGCAGGACAGCACCGAGGTCAGCACGATGGTGTTCATGATCTGCGCGGCGTGCGGGATGCCGATGGAGCTGAGGGCGGCGACGTACGAGCCGTCCTTGAGGATGGCCGGGTCGTTCCAGCGCAGCAGCGACACCACGATCAGGATCGAGCCCAGGTAGAACACCGCGATCCGCCAGATCACGCTGTTGGTGGCCTTGGTGACGGCGGCCCGCGGGTCGGCGGTCTCGCCCGCGGCCAGGGTGACGATCTCGCTGCCCATGAAGGAGAAGACGACCATCAGGACGCCGGTGAGGATCGCGCCGGGGCCGTTGGGGAGGAAGCCGCCGTGTGCGGTGAGGTTGGAGAAGCCGCTCGCCGGGTGGTCGGAGCCGGGCAGCAGTCCGAAGATCGCCAGGCCGCCGAGCACGATGAACGCGGCGATGGCGACGACCTTGATGCCGGCGAACCAGAACTCGAACTCGCCGTAGGAGCTGACCGAGACCAGGTTGGTGGCCGTCAGGACGATCATGACGATCAGGGCCCAGCCCCACTGCGGCACCGCGGGCACCCAGCCGGCCAGGATCTTCGCCCCCGCCGTCGCCTCGACGGCGAGCACCACGACCCAGAAGAACCAGTACAGCCAGCCGATGGTGAAGCCGGCCCAGCGGCCCAGCGCGCGGTCCGCGTAGGCGGAGAACGAACCCGAGGTGGGGTTGGCCGCGGCCATCTCGCCGAGCATGCGCATCACGAGGACGACGAGGACGCCGACGAGCGCGTACGAGACGAGGATGCCGGGGCCGGCGGCGGCGATGCCGGAGCCGGAGCCGACGAACAGACCGGCGCCGATGACGCCGCCGATCGCGATCATCGACAGATGGCGGTTCTTGAGACCGGCCTGAAGGCCGCCGGAGCCGCCGGAGCCGCCGGGCTCGCCGGACTCGGTGGGAGGGGTTTTGGGGACGGTTGTGGTCATCTCGACATCCATGGAGGGAGTACGGACAGGGAGGACGGACCAGGAGCGTCTGGAAATTAGTTCAGTACGATCGAAAAAAACAAGACTTGTTTAACTGTTCACCTTGCTCTATTTTTCGTGCAGCGCGGAACCCTCTCTTCCGGGAGCCCTCTGTGGACCACACCGTGACCCCGCTCGCCAGGCCGTTAAGGTGGCGCCGTGGTGAATGCACCGGGCAAGTTCGGCCCCTACAGCGGCTGGGACACACGCGTCCTGGCCGGCCGGGGCCCCACAGGAGCGGAGCTCGTCCGGTCCCGGATCGCCCTGCGGGTGCGGCTGCGGTCCGTCTCTCCGGGGGACCGGCTGCCGGACGCGGGTGTCCTCGCCGAGGAGCTCGGGATCAGTGAGATCACCGTGCGCCGCGCGCTGGAGGTCATGTGCCAGGACGGCCTGCTCGACCGCCGTCGTGGCCGGGCCGGCGGCACCTTCGTCGCGGCCGAGTGGGACGCGGTCGTCGCCGTGATGTACGACGCCGACGAGGCGGCCGCGCTGGACTCCTTCCATCTGCTGCTCGAGTGCGGGCTCGTCGCGCACACCGCGGGCGAGCTGCCCGACGGCCGGCTCGACGGGCTGCAGGCGTTGGTCGAGGAGATGGACGCGCCCGGCGACCCGGCCCGGCTGCTCGAGCTGGAGACCCGCTTCCACCTCGACCTCGCGGAGACCCTCGGCGGCGCCGGGATCAGGGAGTTCGCCGCCGACCTGCTGGGCAAACAGTGCCTGCTGGGGCCCGCGCCGGACCCCGCGGTCGTACGGGCCCGCAACCGCTGCCACCTCGACCTGCTCGACGAACTCGGCCGCGGCGCGATGGACCTCGCGGTGCGAGCCGTGAAGGCACATCGGCACGCCGAACCGGACCCGCCTCCCCCAGCCGAACCGACCCCGCCCCGCAGCGCCGAACCGAACCGACTCCGCCCGGCCGAACCGAGCTGAACCGACTCCGCCGGGCCGAACCGAGCTGAACCGGCCCCGCAGAGCCGAACCGAGCTGAACCGGCCCCGCAGAGCCGAACCGAACCGACCTCTCGGAAGGGAGTTGCCGCCATGACCGAGTCCGGATCAGCCGGGCCGTCGCCGACGTCGGGCCCCGCCGACGGCACGCCCCAGCGGCTGCGCGGCGGCGTCCTCGGCATGGCGGACATCGCCGCGGCCACGATGGCCAACGTCGGCCCGGCCATGAGCTTCTTCTTCGGCTTCGCCTTCCTCGCCACCACGGCGGGCGTGGCCTCCCCGCTGACCATCATGGCGGCGGGCGCGGCGGTCGCGCTGTTCGGCAACACGCTGGCCGAGTTCTCCCGGGCGCACCCCTCGGCGGGCAGCTTCACCACCTTCGTGGGCAAGACCTTCGGGCCGGTCAGCGCCGTGACCACGGCGCTGCTCGCCGGACTCGGCTACATCATCGCGATGGCCTCCGTCATCGCGATCTCCGGCGGGTTCATGCAGATCACCCTGAACCACTACACCGGCGTCGACCTGCCGTGGATCATCTGGACGGTGCTGCTGACCGGCCTGTCGGTGGTGCTGATGCTGCGCGGGATCGTGGTCTCCACCAAGTGGGCCGGCTACTTCTTCGTCGTCGAGATGCTCGTCCTGGTCGTCGTCTCGGTCGCCGCGCTCGTCGAGCACCGCGGCGACCTCTCCGCCGCCCCGTTCCTGCCCTCCCACCTCACCCACGGCGTCAAGGGGCTCGCGGCGGGCTTCCCGCTGGCGGTGTACCTGTTCATCGGCTGGGAGAACTCGGCGGCGCTGGCCGAGGAGACGGAGAACCCGCGGCGCAACGTCGGCCGCGCCGTGTTCTCGTCCGTCGCGATCATGACGGTGAGCTACATCCTCTTCTCCTACGCCACGGTCACCGGCTTCGGCTACGACGTGCAGCGGCTCGGAGACTCCCGCATCCCCTTCATCGACGTCGCCCAGCACACGCTGGGGGCGCTCGCCCTCCTCGCCTACGTCGGCGGTTTGACCTCCACCCTCGGCGTGCTGATCGCGGGCATCAACTCCCAGGCCAGGCTGGTGTTCAACGCCGGACGCGAGGGGCTGCTGCCGTCCTTCTTCGGCTATGTGCACCCCACGCGCCGCACGCCGAACAACGCGATCGTCACCTTCGCCGCGACCGCGCTGCTGATCATCGTCGGCTGGGGTCTGGGGCATGTGCTCGGAGCGGACGGCGGTCAGATGAACCCGGTGGTGTTCTTCGCCGAGTCGTCGAGCCTGGGCGCCATCCTGATCCTGCTGGTCTACCTCGCGTCCAACATCGCGCTGCCGCTGTACTACCGCAGGTACCGTCCGCAGGAGTTCCGGATCGTGCGGCACGTGGTGCTGCCCGCGGCAGGAGCCCTCGCCGTGCTGGTCCCGCTGTACTACCTCGCCAAGCCGGGACAGCCCGCCCCGTACAGCTGGTTCCCGTACGCGGCCCTGGCCACCCTCGTCGCGGCCGTCTGCTACGCGACGCTCCTGGTCCGACGCGACCCGGGCCTGGCCGACCGGGTCGGCTCGGTCGTCGCCGACGCGGAGTGACCGGCCCGTCCACGGCCGCCCCCTGTCCCCTCGTCCGGTCCGGCGGGAGGGTGAGGGGCGCCCCCGTTCACGACACCGCCGCCTCCTTGTACTGCCCGAGGTAGTGGAACGCGC
The window above is part of the Streptomyces sp. NBC_00425 genome. Proteins encoded here:
- a CDS encoding amino acid permease, translating into MTTTVPKTPPTESGEPGGSGGSGGLQAGLKNRHLSMIAIGGVIGAGLFVGSGSGIAAAGPGILVSYALVGVLVVLVMRMLGEMAAANPTSGSFSAYADRALGRWAGFTIGWLYWFFWVVVLAVEATAGAKILAGWVPAVPQWGWALIVMIVLTATNLVSVSSYGEFEFWFAGIKVVAIAAFIVLGGLAIFGLLPGSDHPASGFSNLTAHGGFLPNGPGAILTGVLMVVFSFMGSEIVTLAAGETADPRAAVTKATNSVIWRIAVFYLGSILIVVSLLRWNDPAILKDGSYVAALSSIGIPHAAQIMNTIVLTSVLSCLNSGLYTASRMAFSLGRRSDAPAAFGRTTDRGVPRAAILASVVFGFVAVAFNYLWPDTVFQFLLNASGAIALFVWLVICFSQLRMRKIIERESPEKLVVRMWLYPYLTWATIALITFVLGYMLTDTADGGGRDQVVLSTAVAAGVVLFAVVRARLSGTTKTRDTADTAPLS
- a CDS encoding FadR/GntR family transcriptional regulator; protein product: MVNAPGKFGPYSGWDTRVLAGRGPTGAELVRSRIALRVRLRSVSPGDRLPDAGVLAEELGISEITVRRALEVMCQDGLLDRRRGRAGGTFVAAEWDAVVAVMYDADEAAALDSFHLLLECGLVAHTAGELPDGRLDGLQALVEEMDAPGDPARLLELETRFHLDLAETLGGAGIREFAADLLGKQCLLGPAPDPAVVRARNRCHLDLLDELGRGAMDLAVRAVKAHRHAEPDPPPPAEPTPPRSAEPNRLRPAEPS
- a CDS encoding APC family permease, with translation MTESGSAGPSPTSGPADGTPQRLRGGVLGMADIAAATMANVGPAMSFFFGFAFLATTAGVASPLTIMAAGAAVALFGNTLAEFSRAHPSAGSFTTFVGKTFGPVSAVTTALLAGLGYIIAMASVIAISGGFMQITLNHYTGVDLPWIIWTVLLTGLSVVLMLRGIVVSTKWAGYFFVVEMLVLVVVSVAALVEHRGDLSAAPFLPSHLTHGVKGLAAGFPLAVYLFIGWENSAALAEETENPRRNVGRAVFSSVAIMTVSYILFSYATVTGFGYDVQRLGDSRIPFIDVAQHTLGALALLAYVGGLTSTLGVLIAGINSQARLVFNAGREGLLPSFFGYVHPTRRTPNNAIVTFAATALLIIVGWGLGHVLGADGGQMNPVVFFAESSSLGAILILLVYLASNIALPLYYRRYRPQEFRIVRHVVLPAAGALAVLVPLYYLAKPGQPAPYSWFPYAALATLVAAVCYATLLVRRDPGLADRVGSVVADAE